One stretch of Rhinatrema bivittatum chromosome 8, aRhiBiv1.1, whole genome shotgun sequence DNA includes these proteins:
- the LOC115096408 gene encoding fibronectin-binding protein A-like isoform X3 produces MERSPAGEKRHALEETPGKKGAPPSPVVFIDSLVLKLRRCVPLKHVLNFLQRVANLVPLSIVVEDGGSHRSLPAGRRCLSGRKRLGRLLCFLFSITPHWLQCILGYPRPQDIGGSAAPEEVKQSPLNPWGKGCKRKQEDVDLEEQQSWIEALEEDLPEEDEADTTYEPSKSETDSEEHRSKNETESDLEFEEKDGLLMLKESLKTAGEQAEEPEAPETSAQEQAEEPEVLGTCAQEQAEEPEVPGTCAQEPEVPETSAREQGEEPEVPETSAREQGEEPEVPETSAREQGEEPEVPETSAREQGEEPEVPETSAREQGEEPEVPETSAREQGTSAVEDCSTISGEAKGFLTDECVPDRKEMDE; encoded by the exons ATGGAACGTTCCCCGGCCGGAGAGAAGCGCCACGCGCTGGAG GAGACGCCCGGGAAGAAAGGGGCTCCCCCAAGCCCGGTGGTTTTTATCGACTCCTTGGTGCTGAAGCTACGTCGCTGTGTGCCCCTGAAGCATGTG CTGAACTTTCTCCAGAGAGTGGCTAACCTCGTCCCCCTGTCTATCGTGGTGGAGGATGGTGGATCCCATCGTTCCTTGCCTGCTGGGAGGCGCTGCCTCAGCGGGAGGAAGCGGCTGGGGAGGCTGCTGTGTTTCCTCTTCTCCATCACACCCCACTGGCTGCAGTGCATACTCGGCTACCCAAGGCCCCAAGACATCGGAGGATCTGCTGCCCCTGAGG AAGTAAAACAGTCTCCCCTCAACCCCTGGGGTAAAGGGTGCAAAAGGAAGCAGGAAGATGTGGACTTGGAGGAACAACAGTCCTGGATCGAGGCCCTGGAGGAGGACTTACCAGAGGAAGACGAGGCAGACACCACATACGAG CCCAGTAAATCTGAGACGGACAGTGAAGAACACAGGTCGAAGAACGAGACGGAAAGTGACCTGGAGTTTGAAGAGAAGGATGGGCTGCTGATGTTGAAGGAATCCCTGAAGACGGCTGGT GAGCAGGCCGAGGAGCCGGAGGCGCCGGAGACCAGTGCTCAGGAGCAGGCCGAGGAGCCGGAGGTGCTGGGAACCTGTGCTCAGGAGCAGGCCGAGGAGCCGGAGGTGCCGGGAACCTGTGCTCAGGAGCCGGAG GTGCCGGAGACCAGTGCTCGGGAGCAGGGCGAGGAGCCGGAGGTGCCGGAGACCAGTGCTCGGGAGCAGGGCGAGGAGCCGGAGGTGCCGGAGACCAGTGCTCGGGAGCAGGGCGAGGAGCCGGAGGTGCCGGAGACCAGTGCTCGGGAGCAGGGCGAGGAGCCGGAGGTGCCGGAGACCAGTGCTCGGGAGCAGGGCGAGGAGCCGGAGGTGCCGGAGACCAGTGCTCGGGAGCAGGGCACTTCAGCAGTTGAGGACTGTTCTACCATTTCAGGAGAAGCTAAGGGTTTCCTAACAGATGAGTGTGTGCCTGACAGGAAAGAAATGGATG
- the LOC115096408 gene encoding protein PELPK1-like isoform X1 produces MERSPAGEKRHALEETPGKKGAPPSPVVFIDSLVLKLRRCVPLKHVLNFLQRVANLVPLSIVVEDGGSHRSLPAGRRCLSGRKRLGRLLCFLFSITPHWLQCILGYPRPQDIGGSAAPEEVKQSPLNPWGKGCKRKQEDVDLEEQQSWIEALEEDLPEEDEADTTYEPSKSETDSEEHRSKNETESDLEFEEKDGLLMLKESLKTAGEQAEEPEAPETSAQEQAEEPEVLGTCAQEQAEEPEVPGTCAQEPEVPETSAREQGEEPEVPETSAREQGEEPEVPETSAREQGEEPEVPETSAREQGEEPEVPETSAREQGEEPEVPETSAREQGEEPEVPETSAREQGTSAVEDCSTISGEAKGFLTDECVPDRKEMDE; encoded by the exons ATGGAACGTTCCCCGGCCGGAGAGAAGCGCCACGCGCTGGAG GAGACGCCCGGGAAGAAAGGGGCTCCCCCAAGCCCGGTGGTTTTTATCGACTCCTTGGTGCTGAAGCTACGTCGCTGTGTGCCCCTGAAGCATGTG CTGAACTTTCTCCAGAGAGTGGCTAACCTCGTCCCCCTGTCTATCGTGGTGGAGGATGGTGGATCCCATCGTTCCTTGCCTGCTGGGAGGCGCTGCCTCAGCGGGAGGAAGCGGCTGGGGAGGCTGCTGTGTTTCCTCTTCTCCATCACACCCCACTGGCTGCAGTGCATACTCGGCTACCCAAGGCCCCAAGACATCGGAGGATCTGCTGCCCCTGAGG AAGTAAAACAGTCTCCCCTCAACCCCTGGGGTAAAGGGTGCAAAAGGAAGCAGGAAGATGTGGACTTGGAGGAACAACAGTCCTGGATCGAGGCCCTGGAGGAGGACTTACCAGAGGAAGACGAGGCAGACACCACATACGAG CCCAGTAAATCTGAGACGGACAGTGAAGAACACAGGTCGAAGAACGAGACGGAAAGTGACCTGGAGTTTGAAGAGAAGGATGGGCTGCTGATGTTGAAGGAATCCCTGAAGACGGCTGGT GAGCAGGCCGAGGAGCCGGAGGCGCCGGAGACCAGTGCTCAGGAGCAGGCCGAGGAGCCGGAGGTGCTGGGAACCTGTGCTCAGGAGCAGGCCGAGGAGCCGGAGGTGCCGGGAACCTGTGCTCAGGAGCCGGAGGTGCCGGAGACCAGTGCTCGGGAGCAGGGCGAGGAGCCGGAGGTGCCGGAGACCAGTGCTCGGGAGCAGGGCGAGGAGCCGGAGGTGCCGGAGACCAGTGCTCGGGAGCAGGGCGAGGAGCCGGAGGTGCCGGAGACCAGTGCTCGGGAGCAGGGCGAGGAGCCGGAGGTGCCGGAGACCAGTGCTCGGGAGCAGGGCGAGGAGCCGGAGGTGCCGGAGACCAGTGCTCGGGAGCAGGGCGAGGAGCCGGAGGTGCCGGAGACCAGTGCTCGGGAGCAGGGCACTTCAGCAGTTGAGGACTGTTCTACCATTTCAGGAGAAGCTAAGGGTTTCCTAACAGATGAGTGTGTGCCTGACAGGAAAGAAATGGATG
- the LOC115096408 gene encoding proline-, glutamic acid- and leucine-rich protein 1-like isoform X2: MERSPAGEKRHALEETPGKKGAPPSPVVFIDSLVLKLRRCVPLKHVLNFLQRVANLVPLSIVVEDGGSHRSLPAGRRCLSGRKRLGRLLCFLFSITPHWLQCILGYPRPQDIGGSAAPEEVKQSPLNPWGKGCKRKQEDVDLEEQQSWIEALEEDLPEEDEADTTYEPSKSETDSEEHRSKNETESDLEFEEKDGLLMLKESLKTAGAEEPEAPETSAQEQAEEPEVLGTCAQEQAEEPEVPGTCAQEPEVPETSAREQGEEPEVPETSAREQGEEPEVPETSAREQGEEPEVPETSAREQGEEPEVPETSAREQGEEPEVPETSAREQGEEPEVPETSAREQGTSAVEDCSTISGEAKGFLTDECVPDRKEMDE; the protein is encoded by the exons ATGGAACGTTCCCCGGCCGGAGAGAAGCGCCACGCGCTGGAG GAGACGCCCGGGAAGAAAGGGGCTCCCCCAAGCCCGGTGGTTTTTATCGACTCCTTGGTGCTGAAGCTACGTCGCTGTGTGCCCCTGAAGCATGTG CTGAACTTTCTCCAGAGAGTGGCTAACCTCGTCCCCCTGTCTATCGTGGTGGAGGATGGTGGATCCCATCGTTCCTTGCCTGCTGGGAGGCGCTGCCTCAGCGGGAGGAAGCGGCTGGGGAGGCTGCTGTGTTTCCTCTTCTCCATCACACCCCACTGGCTGCAGTGCATACTCGGCTACCCAAGGCCCCAAGACATCGGAGGATCTGCTGCCCCTGAGG AAGTAAAACAGTCTCCCCTCAACCCCTGGGGTAAAGGGTGCAAAAGGAAGCAGGAAGATGTGGACTTGGAGGAACAACAGTCCTGGATCGAGGCCCTGGAGGAGGACTTACCAGAGGAAGACGAGGCAGACACCACATACGAG CCCAGTAAATCTGAGACGGACAGTGAAGAACACAGGTCGAAGAACGAGACGGAAAGTGACCTGGAGTTTGAAGAGAAGGATGGGCTGCTGATGTTGAAGGAATCCCTGAAGACGGCTGGT GCCGAGGAGCCGGAGGCGCCGGAGACCAGTGCTCAGGAGCAGGCCGAGGAGCCGGAGGTGCTGGGAACCTGTGCTCAGGAGCAGGCCGAGGAGCCGGAGGTGCCGGGAACCTGTGCTCAGGAGCCGGAGGTGCCGGAGACCAGTGCTCGGGAGCAGGGCGAGGAGCCGGAGGTGCCGGAGACCAGTGCTCGGGAGCAGGGCGAGGAGCCGGAGGTGCCGGAGACCAGTGCTCGGGAGCAGGGCGAGGAGCCGGAGGTGCCGGAGACCAGTGCTCGGGAGCAGGGCGAGGAGCCGGAGGTGCCGGAGACCAGTGCTCGGGAGCAGGGCGAGGAGCCGGAGGTGCCGGAGACCAGTGCTCGGGAGCAGGGCGAGGAGCCGGAGGTGCCGGAGACCAGTGCTCGGGAGCAGGGCACTTCAGCAGTTGAGGACTGTTCTACCATTTCAGGAGAAGCTAAGGGTTTCCTAACAGATGAGTGTGTGCCTGACAGGAAAGAAATGGATG